One genomic segment of Dioscorea cayenensis subsp. rotundata cultivar TDr96_F1 unplaced genomic scaffold, TDr96_F1_v2_PseudoChromosome.rev07_lg8_w22 25.fasta BLBR01001023.1, whole genome shotgun sequence includes these proteins:
- the LOC120255474 gene encoding phosphatidylinositol-glycan biosynthesis class X protein-like, translating into MLLNAANFSSSILFWRSKVFLFLLWGIVSLKVDSFVLQNDVKRSHPNIVIELPCSQKYLTGYFYEKHGQILESDFHGLAQEVGSDELSRSLVHSLKDVFGFSELNRHLIGEGSHRSLVTNFKLNIKPNDMSWLNNHYCQVVVIERLPIGVFADPFELQHLVEHQVFLDVAVIGDTNLELPSALSNKSVVEVHMNTTHNVLSRQSEITVELPLHARYPPLDVAGYSKIEFNQPDLLMRCKSQVTQRDFCSWILTGWSDDTHKNGIFWLVPCGNMEHTTLVSSITFISALVSALLIVLSVICRSTNEDMKNS; encoded by the exons GTGTTCTTGTTTCTCTTATGGGGCATTGTTTCTCTCAAG GTGGATAGTTTTGTTCTGCAGAATGATGTTAAACGTAGTCATCCAAACATTGTTATTGAATTGCCATGCTCCCAAAAGTATCTCACTGGCTATTTCTATGAAAAACATGGGCAAATCCTTGAATCTGATTTTCATGGTTTAGCTCAAGAGGTTGGTTCAGATGAACTGTCTAGAAGTCTAGTTCATAGTTTGAAGGATGTGTTTGGATTCTCGGAGCTGAACCGGCACCTGATTGGTGAAGGTTCTCATAGAAGTCTTGTCACCAATTTCAAGTTAAATATCAAGCCAAATGACATGTCATGGTTGAACAATCATTACTGTCAAGTAGTTGTTATTGAACGACTCCCGATTGGGGTCTTTGCGGACCCATTTGAGCTTCAGCATCTTGTTGAGCATCAAG TTTTCCTTGATGTTGCTGTTATTGGAGACACCAATTTGGAACTTCCCTCCGCACTTTCGAATAAGTCTGTTGTTGAGGTCCACATGAACACTACGCATAATGTTCTATCAAGACAAAGTGAGATCACTGTGGAACTACCATTACATGCTAGGTATCCG CCCCTTGATGTTGCCGGTTACTCCAAGATTGAATTCAATCAACCAGATTTACTAATGCGATGCAAATCTCAAGTTACCCAGCGTGATTTTTGTTCATGGATACTTACCGGTTGGAGCGATGACACTCATaaaaacggcattttttggTTGGTACCATGTGGAAACATGGAACACACAACTCTTGTATCCAGCATTACTTTCATTTCGGCACTAGTATCTGCTCTTTTGATTGTTCTCTCGGTTATATGCCGCTCCACCAATGAAGATATGAAAAACTCCTAG